The following proteins are encoded in a genomic region of Asterias amurensis chromosome 5, ASM3211899v1:
- the LOC139937106 gene encoding RUN domain-containing protein 3B-like, whose protein sequence is MQALVRRIRRHRHRNSLDVASYLRLNEGSDDNITESTMNNFSPDKLEEIRQQMSLHRNNLLCACRLSIRRFVEKAHSEGVDDSCAEFKNLATILEHILSHRLKGQVTWFGLEESREFWDFISAICVSLPHNCLDSIATMEEAKSAKAKGRAWIRSALMEKRLAEYIQHTLKDEKGLKAFFGEGAFMRSPEARVVAKELEKLNTIDFSSCLKGKKLETGVAHVIDYASYLQILLRDSDLENSTDSMQSSASIMTEHNSVGGHGERQSLNVAYNTVDHKYSKLQEQYRVVCAQKDYMEGLVQERDHHLAGSQIECKHLQRALKQADEMARHEHQQLQKTIIQLQTKITHLEEARHMSRRGLEEHLIAGQWSPPVSASSMVTSSQPCLPRRSESISLENLHVTVPNELPSPDGESVQSLDPSIGAPPCDSPTSGTSSASLYNRSDSDKGLAFITGQRSMAKDKEETQSLIPLAGSFTSQMSVRSTETNSSGMLDSDTHLPFLYQVRPLSPGSTSSDSCVSGDVNHPLVVS, encoded by the exons ATGCAAGCTCTGGTGAGGCGTATACGACGTCACAGACATCGCAATAGCCTGGATGTAGCGTCGTATCTCAGGCTCAACGAGGGGAGTGACGATAACATTACAGAGAGCACCATGAACAACTTCTCACCGGACAAGCTTGAAGAGATTCGGCAACAGATGTCGCTTCATCGCAATAACCTGCTCTGTGCTTGCAG GTTGTCAATAAGACGGTTCGTTGAGAAGGCCCACTCGGAAGGCGTGGACGACTCCTGTGCAGAGTTTAAGAATCTTGCCACAATCTTAGAACATATTCTCAGTCATCGACTCAAAG GTCAGGTGACTTGGTTCGGACTCGAAGAATCAAGGGAATTCTGGGATTTTATCAGTGCCATTTGCGTCTCTCTTCCTCACAACTGTCTGGACAGCATAGCTACAATGGAAGAGGCAAAGTCCGCTAAAGCCAAG GGCAGAGCCTGGATCCGGTCAGCTTTGATGGAGAAACGGTTAGCAGAATACATCCAACACACTCTAAAAGATGAGAAAGGGTTAAA AGCTTTCTTCGGGGAAGGTGCCTTTATGCGGAGTCCTGAAGCCAGGGTGGTCGCCAAGGAATTGGAGAAATTAAACACAATTGATTTCAG TTCATGTCTGAAAGGCAAGAAACTAGAGACTGGTGTTGCCCATGTCATCGACTACGCCTCCTATTTGCAGATCCTCCTCAG AGATTCCGATTTGGAAAACAGTACTGACAGCATGCAGAGCTCGGCATCAATAATGACGGAACACAACAGCGTCGGCGGCCACGGGGAAAGGCAGAGTCTAAACGTTGCGTATAACACTGTCGATCATAAATACAGCAAACTGCAAGAACAGTATCGCGTTGTGTGCGCACAGAAA GACTATATGGAGGGTTTAGTCCAAGAGAGAGATCACCATTTAGCAGGGAGTCAGATTGAGTGTAAACATCTTCAAAGAGCTCTCAAGCAAGCTGACGAGATGGCTAGGCATGAACACCAACAACTACAGAAGACGATCATTCAACTACAGACTAAAAT AACTCATTTGGAGGAAGCCAGACACATGTCTCGTCGTGGTCTGGAGGAGCATTTGATTGCCGGTCAGTGGAGCCCACCAGTATCTGCCTCATCGATGGTCACTTCATCCCAACCTTGCCTGCCTCGTCGTTCAGAGTCCATCTCTCTGGAGAATCTTCATGTTACTGTTCCTAATGAGCTACCTTCACCAGATGG AGAAAGTGTGCAGAGTTTGGATCCATCGATCGGTGCTCCACCGTGCGACAGTCCAACATCGGGCACGTCCAGTGCGTCATTATACAACCGCTCTGACAGTGATAAGGGCTTGGCATTTATTACAGGTCAAAGGTCGATGGCGAAAGACAAAGAAGAAACGCAGAGTCTGATCCCTTTGGCTGGCTCCTTCACATCTCAA ATGAGTGTTCGATCGACAGAAACCAACAGTTCTGGCATGCTTGATTCTGATACCCACCTTCCTTTTCTCTAT CAGGTGCGTCCGTTATCCCCAGGCTCTACCAGCTCAGATTCCTGTGTCTCAGGCGATGTCAACCATCCACTGGTCGTATCATAG